One genomic region from Patagioenas fasciata isolate bPatFas1 chromosome 24, bPatFas1.hap1, whole genome shotgun sequence encodes:
- the THY1 gene encoding thy-1 membrane glycoprotein: MNPTIGIAVILTVLQAANCQMIKDLSACLLGQSLRVDCRYENKTSNPLTYEFSITKDNRKHVIHSTISVSENIYRSRANVTMHKNLVCLYLQSFTTSDEGVYMCELKATNDYTGNQIKNITVIKDKLEKCAGFSLLIQNTSWLLLLLLSLPLLQAVDFVSL; the protein is encoded by the exons ATGAACCCCACCATCGGCATCGCTGTCATCCTGACAG TCCTCCAGGCTGCCAATTGCCAGATGATCAAGGACCTGAGTGCCTGCCTGCTGGGCCAGAGCCTCCGGGTGGATTGCCGTTATGAGAACAAAACCAGCAACCCCCTGACCTATGAGTTCAGCATCACCAAGGACAACAGGAAGCACGTCATCCACAGCACCATCAGTGTGTCCGAGAACATCTACCGGAGCCGAGCCAACGTCACCATGCACAAGAACCTGGTGTGCCTTTACCTGCAGAGCTTCACCACCAGCGATGAGGGTGTCTACATGTGCGAGCTGAAGGCCACCAACGACTACACTGGCAACCAGATAAAGAACATCACTGTCATCAAAG ACAAACTGGAGAAATGCGCCGGCTTCAGCCTCTTGATCCAGAACACTTcatggctcctgctgcttcttctttCCCTGCCTCTCCTGCAAGCCGTAGACTTCGTGTCCCTGTGA